The Malus domestica chromosome 13, GDT2T_hap1 genome includes a window with the following:
- the LOC114820544 gene encoding uncharacterized protein: MASSSRWIRPEVFPLFAAVGIAVGICGMQLVRNITTNPEVRVTKQNRIAGVLENHAEGERYAEHGLRKYVRSRAPQIMPSINKYFSDPKIPK; this comes from the exons ATGGCTTCCTCCTCCAGATGGATAAGGCCCGAG GTGTTCCCCCTATTTGCTGCAGTTGGTATAGCTGTTGGCATTTGCGGCATGCAGCTTGTTAGGAACATCACCACCAACCCTGAAGTCAG GGTTACCAAGCAGAACAGAATTGCAGGGGTGCTAGAGAACCATGCAGAGGGTGAGAGATACGCAGAACATGGACTCCGGAAATATGTCCGAAGCAGAGCCCCCCAGATCATGCCATCTATCAACAAATACTTCTCAGATCCAAAGATTCCAAAGTGA